From Miscanthus floridulus cultivar M001 chromosome 15, ASM1932011v1, whole genome shotgun sequence, the proteins below share one genomic window:
- the LOC136508245 gene encoding probable arabinosyltransferase ARAD1 codes for MAPRGRTLLLPLAAATVLVASTIFLFAAVGARWRPADSGLPVPPHHAFPTAIPATASSSNAIAANKELSFLDENGQPDDPSSASASRSASDSTSTSGTGAVRCDPRATAAIKVFMYDMPPEFHFGLLGWSPPSPDSVWPDVTPGSPPPPRYPGGLNQQHSVEYWLTLDLLLSSSSLPPPCGRHSAVRVADARDADLVFVPFFASLSYNRHSRAVPPDKVSRDRALQEKLVAYLTARPEWRRFGGADHVIVAHHPNSLLHARAALSPAVFVLSDFGRYPPRVASLEKDVIAPYKHMAKTFVNDSAGFDDRPTLLYFRGAIYRKEGGSIRQELYYMLKDEKDVYFSFGSVQDHGASKASQGMHSSKFCLNIAGDTPSSNRLFDAIVSHCVPVIISDNIELPYEDVLDYSKFSIFVRSSDAVKKGYLMRLLGGVSKQQWTKMWNRLKEVDKHFEYQYPSQKDDAVQMIWQALSRKVPTIKLKVHRSSRFSRSDRGK; via the exons ATGGCGCCCCGCGGCCGGACCCTGCTCCTCCCGCTCGCCGCGGCCACCGTCCTCGTCGCCTCCACCATCTTCCTCTTCGCCGCCGTCGGCGCGCGCTGGCGACCTGCCGACTCCGGCCTCCCCGTCCCGCCCCACCACGCCTTCCCCACGGCCATCCCCGCGACCGCTTCTTCCTCCAACGCCATCGCCGCCAACAAAGAGCTCTCCTTTCTTGACGAGAACGGCCAACCCGACGACCCCTCCTCCGCCTCAGCATCCAGATCTGCCTCcgactccacctccacctccggcACCGGCGCCGTCAGATGCGACCCCCGCGCCACCGCTGCCATCAAGGTGTTCATGTACGACATGCCGCCCGAGTTTCACTTCGGCCTCCTCGGCTGGTCACCGCCGTCCCCTGACTCCGTCTGGCCAGACGTCACGCCcggctccccgccgccgccgcgctacCCCGGGGGGCTCAACCAGCAGCACAGCGTGGAGTACTGGCTCACGctcgacctcctcctctcctcttcctccttgcCGCCCCCCTGCGGCCGCCACTCCGCAGTGCGGGTCGCCGACGCCCGCGACGCCGACCTCGTCTTCGTCCCGTTCTTCGCGTCCCTCAGCTACAACCGCCACTCCCGGGCCGTGCCGCCCGACAAGGTCAGCAGGGACAGGGCACTCCAGGAGAAGCTGGTGGCGTACCTCACGGCGCGGCCGGAGTGGAGGAGGTTCGGTGGCGCCGATCACGTCATCGTCGCGCACCACCCCAACAGCTTGCTGCACGCCCGGGCGGCGCTGTCCCCCGCCGTCTTCGTGCTGTCGGACTTCGGGAGGTACCCCCCGAGGGTGGCCAGCTTGGAGAAGGATGTCATTGCGCCGTACAAGCACATGGCTAAGACGTTCGTCAATGACTCGGCCGGGTTTGATGACCGGCCGACCCTGTTATACTTCCGGGGAGCAATTTACAGGAAGGAG GGAGGGAGCATTCGACAGGAACTATATTATATGCTCAAAGATGAAAAGGATGTTTACTTTTCCTTTGGAAGTGTCCAGGACCATGGGGCCAGCAAAGCAAGCCAAGGAATGCACTCATCAAAATTTTGCCTAAACATTGCCGGGGACACCCCTTCTTCCAATCGCCTGTTTGATGCGATAGTGAGCCACTGTGTCCCTGTTATCATCAGTGACAACATTGAGCTACCTTATGAGGATGTGTTGGATTATTCAAAGTTCTCCATCTTTGTCCGTTCGTCTGATGCTGTTAAAAAGGGTTACCTGATGAGACTGCTCGGTGGTGTAAGCAAGCAACAATGGACAAAGATGTGGAATAGGCTCAAAGAGGTGGATAAACATTTTGAGTATCAGTATCCATCCCAGAAGGATGATGCAGTCCAGATGATCTGGCAAGCATTGTCTAGAAAGGTGCCAACAATTAAGCTGAAGGTTCATAGATCTAGTAGATTTTCAAGATCTGACAGAGGAAAATAA